In one Fusarium keratoplasticum isolate Fu6.1 chromosome 5, whole genome shotgun sequence genomic region, the following are encoded:
- a CDS encoding EHN domain-containing protein, with amino-acid sequence MSRLCLPSEQELKLDQPVPFSVRFDKDLVETTRQKLDLARYPSEQSDFGPNDWSQGAKVAQVQRLARYWRDEYSWEKQEGYINNVFNHYLVKIQVPGYGPLVLHFTHAKSTTSSAIPLLFSHGWPGSFMEASKVVGRLSTPEKPTDPSFHVVAPSIPGFGFSPAPAKSGVGPEITARAFKILMTDVLGYKWFVTQGGDFGSFITRSVAIQFPEVVCAQHLNMFPVPPPTLWSAPLAYLRWCLSGVLYSDFEHEALRVRKNFELDQSGYLEQQRTRPQTLGFALGDSPVGLLAWFVEKFHDWGHVSEAFDPETITTLVVMHWIQGATPGLRFYREAFGPGREAERTFETYVGCPTGVSMYAKEQLHCPKDWAQQAANIQYWREYGTGGHFSSLECPDLFVQDMRTFFSSDSVKRSIKKMQS; translated from the exons atgtctcgaCTGTGTCTGCCATCGGAGCAAGAGCTGAAGCTCGACCAGCCCGTCCCCTTCTCGGTGCGTTTTGACAAGGATCTTGTTGAGACGACTCGACAGAAACTTGATTTGGCTCGCTATCCATCCGAACAGAGTGACTTTGGACCCAATGACTGGTCTCAGGGTGCCAAGGTCGCCCAAGTGCAGCGGCTCGCTCGGTACTGGAGAGACGAGTATAGCtgggagaagcaggag GGATATATTAACAACGTGTTCAATCACTATCTAGTCAAGATCCAAGTGCCAGGATATGGGCCCTTGGTTCTGCACTTTACGCATGCAAagtcgacaacctcgagtGCTATTCCGCTGCTATTCTCCCATGGTTGGCCAGGGTCTTTCATGGAAGCTTCCAAAGTCGTCGGCCGCCTCAGCACTCCGGAAAAGCCAACCGATCCGTCCTTCCACGTCGTTGCACCATCGATCCCCGGGTTTGGCTTCTCACCAGCCCCAGCCAAGTCGGGGGTTGGTCCCGAGATTACAGCTCGGGCCTTCAAGATTTTGATGACGGATGTGCTTGGGTATAAATGGTTTGTTACGCAGGGGGGCGACTTTGGATCCTTCATCACGAGATCTGTGGCGATCCAGTTCCCAGAGGTTGTGTGTGCTCAGCATCTCAACATGTTCCCTGTACCGCCCCCAACCCTGTGGTCAGCTCCACTGGCCTATCTCCGATGGTGTCTGTCCGGAGTCCTATACTCTGACTTTGAACACGAGGCGTTACGTGTCAGGAAAAACTTTGAGCTGGATCAGAGTGGATATCTGGAGCAGCAGAGAACAAGACCTCAGACGCTTGGCTTTGCTCTGGGTGATTCACCCGTTGGTTTGCTGGCCTGGTTCGTCGAAAAGTTTCACGACTGGGGCCACGTTTCTGAAGCTTTCGACCCCGAGACCATCACTACGCTTGTGGTGATGCACTGGATCCAAGGGGCAACTCCGGGTCTGCGATTCTACCGCGAAGCCTTTGGGCCAGGACGAGAGGCTGAGAGGACTTTTGAGACGTACGTCGGTTGCCCTACCGGCGTGAGCATGTATGCCAAAGAGCAGCTCCAT TGCCCAAAGGATTGGGCACAGCAGGCTGCCAATATCCAGTATTGGAGGGAGTATGGAACTGGGGGCCATTTCTCGTCCCTCGAGTGCCCCGACCTTTTTGTTCAAGACATGAGAACGTTTTTCTCTTCCGACTCGGTCAAGAGGTCTATCAAGAAGATGCAGTCATAG